In Melanotaenia boesemani isolate fMelBoe1 chromosome 18, fMelBoe1.pri, whole genome shotgun sequence, the following proteins share a genomic window:
- the actr3b gene encoding actin-related protein 3B — MSLQLPPCVIDCGTGYTKIGYAGNTEPQFIMPSCIAIKESASVGEQAQRRLVRGVDDLDFYIGDEAVDKPNYATKWPIRHGMVEDWDLMEKFMEQVIFKYLRAEPEDHSFLMTEPPLNTPENREYLAEIMFETFNIPGLYIAVQAVLALAASWTSRQVGQRTLTGIVIDSGDGVTHAIPVAEGYVIGSCIKHIPIAGRDITFFIQQLLRDREVGIPPEQSLETAKAIKERYCYICPDIVKEFTKYDSDPGKWIKQYRGVNSISKTAFHIDVGYERFLGPEIFFHPEFANPDFMQPISDVVDEVIQSCPIDVRRPLYKNIVLSGGSTMFRDFGRRLQRDLKRVVDARLRLSEELSGGRIKPKPIEVQVVTHHMQRYAVWFGGSMLASTPEFFQVCHSKKDYDEIGPSICRHNPVFGIMS, encoded by the exons ATGTCTCTGCAGCTCCCCCCGTGCGTGATAGACTGCGGGACCGG GTACACAAAGATCGGCTATGCAGGAAACACAGAGCCCCAGTTCATCATGCCTTCCT GCATCGCCATCAAGGAGTCAGCCAGCGTGGGTGAGCAGGCCCAGAGGAGGCTTGTACGGGGAGTCGATGACCTGGACTTCTACATTGGAGATGAAGCCGTAGACAAACCCAACTATGCAACCAAG TGGCCTATCCGTCATGGGATGGTGGAAGACTGGGATCTGATGGAGAAGTTCATGGAGCAGGTCATTTTCAAATACCTGCGAGCTGAGCCTGAAGACCACAGCTTCCTCATG ACAGAGCCTCCTCTCAACACGCCAGAAAACAGGGAGTACCTGGCTGAGATCATGTTTGAGACCTTCAATATACCTGGACTCTACATTGCAGTACAG GCAGTTCTGGCTTTGGCAGCATCATGGACGTCTCGTCAGGTGGGGCAGAGAACTCTGACCGGCATTGTCATCGACAGCGGAGACGGAGTCACACATGCCATCCCTGTG GCTGAGGGCTATGTGATTGGCAGCTGTATAAAACACATCCCTATAGCAGGGAGGGACATCACCTTCTTCATCCAACAGCTACTCAGAGACAGAGAGGTGGGGATTCCTCCGGAGCAGTCCTTGGAGACCGCCAAGGCCATCAAG GAGCGCTACTGTTACATCTGTCCAGATATCGTGAAAGAGTTCACAAAGTATGACTCTGACCCAGGGAAGTGGATCAAACAATACAGAGGAGTTAATTCCATCAGTAAAACTGCTTTCCACATCGACGTGGGCTACGAACGCTTCCTGGGCCCTGAAATCTTCTTCCACCCTGAG TTTGCTAACCCAGACTTCATGCAGCCGATCTCTGATGTTGTTGATGAAGTCATCCAGAGCTGTCCAATTGATGTGAGAAGGCCGCTCTACAAG AACATTGTGCTCTCTGGAGGATCCACCATGTTTAGAGACTTTGGAAGGCGGCTGCAGAGAGACCTGAAAAGAGTGGTGGATGCCCGGCTGAGACTGAGTGAAGAGCTGAGTGGAGGGCGAATAAAG ccAAAGCCGATTGAGGTTCAGGTCGTCACACATCATATGCAGCGTTATGCTGTGTGGTTTGGAGGTTCCATGTTAGCATCCACG CCGGAGTTTTTCCAGGTGTGCCACTCGAAGAAGGACTACGACGAGATTGGCCCGAGCATCTGTCGACACAACCCAGTGTTCGGCATCATGTCATGA